The genomic interval AAGACGTTTCCGATGATCGCGCCGATGAAGATGATGACGATGGACAGGTGGGTCACATACACGCCGAACCGCGACGCGATCCCGGATTCGGAGTAAAGGTGGACCGTATCGCTGTTCTTCGTCACGCGGGGCTTGCCGATGGCTTTTCCCATCGCATCGGCGTACTTGTCCGCCCAGGCGTCCACGGCCCCCTTCTTTTTCCATCGGTCGATGAGCCCGAGGCTTTTTTCGAGCCCTTCGTCCAGCGTCGTCTTCGGGTTCCTGACGATTTTCACCACCCGCGGAAGCCGGTCGATCGTGCAGCATGACAGGTTCACTGTGAAGAGCATCAGGAGCAGGAGGAACCACCAGGAATGGTACATGTCGAAGAGATTCAGGGCGTCCATTATCCTGAAACTGGCCTCGGTATAGACCTGCTGGTACTTCTCCAGCGGCTGGTTCTGCTCGATGACCGTGCCGAATATGGATGCGGCGGCCAGGATGATCAGGACACTGATCGCCAGCTTGAGCGAAGTGAAGAAATTCCACACCTTGTCCATCGTGGATTGACTGCGCTTATCTTCTGCCATGGGAAGTCACCTTCGGATGATGGGTAAACGTATACAGTATACTAATACTTATCTGGAAGGGGAAGCGTCAAATTGAAAAGAGGGAGGGCGGCATCCCCCCGCCCCCCCGTTTCCTTCAGGAGCATCTCCCTTTCGCCTACTTCTTGTGGCAATCGTCGCACTTCGTCGGGCCTTTCTGCTGCTTCTTGTGGCAGTCCCTGCATTTGGCGTGCAGAGCTTCCTTGAAGTCGGGAGTCTTCCCTTCCGCCTTCGCCTTGTGGCAGGTGGAGCACTTCTCCTCCTTGCCGGCCTCGTTCTTGTGGTGGCACTCCTTGCAGTTCTTGATCTTGTCCGCGTGCG from Deltaproteobacteria bacterium carries:
- a CDS encoding cytochrome c3 family protein; its protein translation is MKKFATFLAVVVAVMFSAGVVIGAGAPEKVSIDFVKKSKAAVQFNHKAHADKIKNCKECHHKNEAGKEEKCSTCHKAKAEGKTPDFKEALHAKCRDCHKKQQKGPTKCDDCHKK